The Thunnus thynnus chromosome 24, fThuThy2.1, whole genome shotgun sequence genome window below encodes:
- the LOC137177058 gene encoding carcinoembryonic antigen-related cell adhesion molecule 1-like — protein MWLFFFLFWIAVRANAKEPLYKKIGDKADLTPASAVNPITSIEWKHGPDLAMEWNGDETFSYRHFKDRGSLNTLTGALTITGLTPDDSGSYTVEINNKVTSKTELLVTSPVSKPTISICCEPEMTYCVLTCNGDTTGAEPVTYWWTSGDKTWSSTKEHKITKEDDELWFSCMLKNPVSFISSEIVFNPFNKEPLYGKIGDKAVLTPASAVNPIYTIEWKHGPYFAIEWNGHETFSYRQFKDRCILNTSTGALTITGLTPDDSGSYTVEINNKVTSKTELLVISPVSKPTISLLCEPEMTYCVLTCNGDTTGAEPVTYNWTSGDMTWSSTKEHKITKEDDELLFSCAFQNPVSFSEFSEKVFNPFIKRDWTRTYIIIAVFTLVVCIIIIKFRRKRRARWSY, from the exons ATgtggctgtttttctttctgttctggATCGCAGTGAGAGCCAACGCCA aagaACCACTCTACAAGAAAATAGGTGACAAAGCTGATCTCACACCAGCCTCTGCAGTGAATCCCATCACCAGTATAGAGTGGAAACATGGACCTGATCTTGCCATGGAGTGGAATGGAGACGAGACTTTCTCCTATCGACACTTCAAAG ATCGTGGTTCGCTGAACACTTTAACTGGAGCGCTGACGATCACAGGACTGACTCCAGACGACAGCGGCAGCTACACAGTAGagatcaacaacaaagtcaccagCAAGACTGAACTCCTGGTTACCT ctcctgtctctaaaCCCACCATCTCCATATGTTGTGAACCTGAGATGACCTACTGTGTCCTCACCTGTAATGGCGACACCACAGGTGCTGAACCAGTCACCTACTGGTGGACATCAGGTGACAAAACATGGTCTTCAACCAAggaacacaaaataacaaag GAAGATGATGAGCTGTGGTTCAGCTGTATGCTTAAAAACCCAGTCAGCTTCATCAGCAGTGAAATAGTCTTCAACCCCTTCAATA aagaACCACTCTACGGGAAAATAGGTGACAAAGCTGTTCTCACACCAGCCTCTGCAGTGAATCCCATCTACACCATAGAGTGGAAACATGGACCTTATTTTGCCATAGAGTGGAATGGACACGAGACTTTCTCCTACCGACAATTCAAAG ATCGTTGTATACTGAACACTTCAACTGGAGCGCTGACGATCACAGGACTGACTCCAGACGACAGCGGCAGCTACACAGTAGagatcaacaacaaagtcaccagCAAGACTGAACTCCTGGTTATCT ctcctgtctctaaaCCCACCATCTCCTTATTGTGTGAGCCTGAGATGACCTACTGTGTCCTCACCTGTAATGGTGACACCACAGGTGCTGAACCAGTCACCTATAACTGGACATCAGGTGACATGACGTGGTCTTCAACCAAGGAGCACAAAATAACAAAG GAAGATGATGAGCTGTTGTTCAGCTGTGCGTTTCAAAACCCAGTCAGCTTCAGTGAATTCAGTGAAAAAGTCTTCAACCCCTTCATCAAAC gGGATTGGACACGGACCTACATCATCATAGCAGTATTTACTCTGGTTgtgtgcatcatcatcatcaagttcAGACGCAAAAGGAGAGCAc gatgGAGCTACTGA